One Peribacillus simplex NBRC 15720 = DSM 1321 genomic region harbors:
- a CDS encoding tyrosine-type recombinase/integrase, which produces MIFFPNDEDARFLEFVKHNYEKQLPEKSRKLIYFKRDKERDFAILSLFLGSGIRVNELSNLRLRDLDFEEKQIHVLRKGGKKDVVAVSPPSMQDIKDYLTVRTERYRGSKVQI; this is translated from the coding sequence ATGATTTTTTTCCCCAATGATGAGGATGCGCGATTTCTTGAATTCGTGAAGCATAACTATGAAAAGCAGCTACCTGAAAAGTCCAGAAAACTTATATATTTTAAAAGGGACAAGGAACGTGATTTTGCGATCTTATCCCTCTTCTTAGGAAGCGGCATCCGGGTAAATGAGTTATCCAACTTAAGGCTACGGGACTTGGATTTTGAGGAAAAACAAATACACGTTTTACGTAAGGGTGGAAAAAAGGATGTAGTGGCAGTATCCCCTCCGTCTATGCAGGACATAAAAGATTACCTAACCGTGCGAACGGAACGTTATAGGGGATCAAAAGTCCAGATTTAA